The Prevotella sp. E9-3 genome has a window encoding:
- a CDS encoding M3 family metallopeptidase produces MIKITKTLVTLGLASVVMQSAALDMDGMNGTTARKNPLLEQSKLPFGAPDFRKIKTSDYLPAIETGIQKQREIISAIVSNPETPSFENTIIPYEESDALLDRVTSIFFCLTGADKTPEIAQTQKKVMPMLTELGNDISFNKLLFDRIKYVYDHEYAQLKGENQKLLETIYKRFVRSGALLPEEKMARMKEINLRISDLQEKWGNTLQDATNDAVVWVQNREELAGLSEADMAQCEKDAQSRGGKAPYCIVIVNTTQQPILASLDNRDLRRRVFEASIHRADGTGLFNTFAIVTEIARLRAEKASLMGFKTYADYSLENTMAKTPEAVYQFLNQLIDVYTPKADTETKEIEEYARRTMGSSFQLQPYDRFYYSAKMKKEMLNISDEEIKPYFNVDSVQLNGVFYAANRVYGLTFKERKDIPTYHPDMKVFEVKDRNGKTIALFYSDYFRRPTKRGGAWMSSFAKQSRQRNQIPLIYNVCNNAKAPEGQPSLLTWDEVTTLFHEFGHALHGILSDCQYNTLSGTAVARDFVEMPSQFNESFATIPEIFDHFALHAVTGQPMPKDLKEKMLGSINFHSAYSLGENLAATCLDMAWHVLPESQVPTAAEAKQFETEALRHVHLLNSQILPRYSTSYFNHIWGSGYAAGYYSYLWTEVLAANIADCFAERGALKPEVGQDMRNKILSRGNTLDLMQMFTDFTHMKQPDAKSLLKARGME; encoded by the coding sequence ATGATAAAGATTACCAAGACATTAGTGACACTGGGACTGGCATCGGTAGTGATGCAGTCGGCCGCACTTGACATGGACGGAATGAACGGAACTACAGCACGTAAGAACCCTCTGTTGGAACAGAGCAAACTGCCTTTCGGCGCTCCTGATTTCAGGAAGATTAAAACATCCGACTACCTGCCTGCCATTGAGACGGGTATTCAGAAACAGCGTGAGATTATCTCTGCCATCGTATCAAACCCCGAAACGCCTTCGTTCGAGAACACCATCATTCCCTACGAGGAGAGCGACGCACTGCTGGACCGAGTGACCAGCATTTTCTTCTGTCTGACAGGAGCCGACAAGACACCGGAGATTGCCCAGACACAGAAAAAGGTGATGCCGATGCTCACAGAACTGGGCAACGACATCTCGTTCAACAAGCTGCTGTTCGACCGCATCAAGTATGTCTATGATCACGAATACGCACAGCTGAAGGGAGAAAACCAGAAACTGCTTGAGACCATCTATAAGCGTTTCGTGCGCTCGGGCGCCCTGCTGCCAGAGGAGAAGATGGCACGCATGAAGGAAATCAACCTGCGCATCTCCGACCTACAGGAAAAATGGGGAAACACGCTGCAGGATGCCACCAACGACGCCGTGGTATGGGTGCAGAACCGCGAAGAACTGGCAGGACTGAGCGAGGCCGACATGGCACAGTGTGAGAAGGATGCGCAGAGCCGTGGCGGAAAGGCGCCCTACTGCATTGTCATTGTGAACACCACCCAACAGCCTATCCTGGCCAGTCTGGACAATCGCGACCTGCGCCGCCGTGTGTTCGAGGCATCTATACACCGTGCTGACGGAACGGGCCTGTTCAACACGTTTGCCATTGTGACAGAGATAGCCCGTCTGCGTGCAGAGAAGGCATCACTGATGGGATTCAAGACTTATGCCGACTATTCGCTGGAGAACACGATGGCCAAGACACCCGAGGCGGTGTATCAGTTCCTGAACCAACTCATCGACGTCTATACGCCAAAAGCGGATACCGAGACAAAGGAGATTGAAGAATATGCCCGCAGAACCATGGGCAGCAGTTTCCAACTGCAGCCCTACGACCGTTTCTACTATTCGGCAAAAATGAAGAAGGAAATGCTGAATATCTCGGACGAAGAGATCAAGCCCTATTTCAATGTGGACAGCGTGCAGCTGAACGGTGTGTTCTATGCTGCCAACAGAGTTTACGGTCTGACATTCAAGGAGCGCAAGGATATTCCCACCTATCATCCCGACATGAAGGTGTTTGAGGTGAAGGATCGCAACGGAAAGACGATTGCCCTGTTCTACAGCGACTACTTCCGTCGCCCCACCAAGCGCGGTGGCGCATGGATGAGCTCGTTTGCAAAACAGAGTCGTCAGCGCAACCAGATTCCTCTCATCTATAATGTTTGCAACAATGCCAAAGCTCCCGAGGGCCAGCCTTCACTGCTCACTTGGGATGAGGTGACTACCCTGTTCCACGAGTTCGGACACGCCCTGCACGGTATTCTCTCCGACTGCCAGTACAACACGCTGAGCGGTACTGCCGTGGCTCGCGACTTCGTGGAGATGCCGTCACAGTTCAACGAGTCGTTTGCCACCATTCCTGAGATATTCGACCACTTTGCACTGCATGCCGTTACCGGACAGCCCATGCCGAAGGATCTGAAAGAGAAGATGCTGGGATCAATCAACTTCCACTCTGCCTACTCGCTGGGCGAGAACTTAGCAGCTACTTGTCTGGACATGGCCTGGCATGTTCTGCCTGAGAGTCAGGTGCCTACAGCTGCCGAGGCAAAGCAGTTTGAAACGGAAGCCCTGCGCCATGTGCATCTGCTGAACTCACAGATTCTGCCACGCTACTCTACTTCCTATTTCAATCATATCTGGGGAAGCGGTTATGCCGCCGGCTACTACAGTTACCTGTGGACAGAGGTACTGGCAGCCAACATTGCCGACTGCTTTGCCGAGCGTGGAGCGTTGAAGCCTGAAGTGGGACAGGACATGCGCAACAAGATTCTGAGCCGTGGCAACACGCTCGACCTGATGCAGATGTTCACCGACTTCACTCACATGAAACAGCCTGACGCAAAATCGCTGCTAAAGGCAAGGGGGATGGAGTAA
- a CDS encoding RNase adapter RapZ, giving the protein MERLLTLYREWCGKEPARCEQLPGAGSNRSYYRMTDDEGHSVIGCIGTSRDENHAFVYLAKHFTKRQLPVPEVLAVSSDELRYLQTDLGTVSLFDAIRGGREAGGRYTVAEQELLRRTIRELPNVQFRGARELDFSNCYPQPAFDVEGVLFDLNYFKYCFLKATELDFHELKLEADFRLLAKDLTAAPSSPSEEESNIAEQSDCFLYRDFQARNVMMDAEGNPFFIDFQGGRRGPFYYDLASFLWQASARYPDKLRHELLDEYYEAAQQYVEMPKRDVFDRRLRLFVFFRTLQVLGAYGFRGYFERKQHFIKSIPPAMQNLRELLALDELPYPYLVELLRRLTELPQYQQLEVVAQTRSDGYKTTDLNPYNAHPKDGPATFSKYDAQGPLVVKVFSFSYQKGIPEDESGNGGGYVFDCRSTHNPGRYEPYKKLTGLDEPVIRFLEDDGEILTFLDSVYKLADAHVKRYIQRGFTSLMFCFGCTGGQHRSVYSAQHLAEHIHQKFGVEVRICHREQNIRQVLKD; this is encoded by the coding sequence ATGGAACGTCTTCTAACTCTATATAGAGAGTGGTGCGGAAAGGAGCCCGCCCGTTGTGAACAATTACCCGGTGCAGGGAGCAACCGTTCCTATTATCGTATGACAGATGATGAAGGTCATAGTGTAATAGGTTGTATTGGCACCAGTCGTGACGAGAATCATGCTTTTGTTTATTTGGCGAAGCATTTCACCAAGCGCCAGTTGCCAGTGCCCGAGGTGTTGGCAGTGAGCAGCGATGAATTGCGCTATTTGCAGACCGACTTAGGAACAGTATCTCTTTTCGATGCTATCCGTGGCGGTCGTGAGGCTGGGGGACGTTATACCGTGGCTGAACAGGAACTGCTGCGTCGCACCATTCGTGAACTGCCCAATGTCCAGTTTCGTGGTGCCCGTGAATTGGACTTTTCCAATTGCTATCCGCAGCCGGCTTTCGATGTTGAGGGAGTGCTTTTTGATTTGAATTATTTCAAGTATTGTTTTCTGAAAGCCACCGAACTTGATTTCCATGAGTTGAAGCTTGAAGCCGATTTCCGTCTTTTGGCGAAAGATCTCACCGCAGCTCCATCGTCTCCTTCCGAAGAGGAAAGTAATATTGCCGAGCAAAGCGATTGTTTCCTTTATCGTGATTTCCAGGCCAGGAATGTGATGATGGATGCTGAGGGCAATCCGTTCTTTATCGATTTCCAAGGTGGTCGTCGTGGTCCGTTCTATTACGATCTGGCCTCTTTCTTGTGGCAGGCTTCTGCCAGGTATCCCGACAAGCTTCGTCACGAACTGCTCGATGAGTATTACGAAGCCGCCCAGCAATATGTGGAGATGCCCAAGCGCGATGTCTTTGACCGTCGTTTGCGCCTTTTTGTCTTCTTCCGAACCCTTCAGGTACTTGGAGCCTATGGTTTCCGTGGCTATTTTGAGCGCAAGCAGCATTTCATCAAGAGTATTCCCCCTGCCATGCAGAACTTGCGTGAGCTGCTGGCACTCGACGAGTTACCTTATCCCTATCTGGTTGAGCTCCTGCGCCGTTTGACCGAACTGCCACAGTATCAGCAGTTGGAAGTTGTTGCGCAGACCCGTTCCGATGGTTACAAGACAACCGATCTGAACCCCTATAATGCACACCCGAAAGATGGTCCTGCCACTTTCTCAAAGTACGATGCCCAGGGTCCGTTGGTTGTCAAGGTGTTCAGTTTCAGCTATCAGAAAGGCATTCCTGAGGATGAGAGTGGTAATGGCGGCGGATATGTGTTCGACTGTCGCAGCACCCATAATCCAGGTCGTTACGAACCATATAAGAAGTTGACGGGTCTTGATGAACCTGTTATCCGTTTCCTGGAAGACGATGGTGAGATTCTGACCTTTTTGGATAGTGTCTATAAGCTGGCCGATGCTCATGTGAAGCGATATATCCAGCGTGGATTCACCTCGTTGATGTTCTGTTTCGGTTGTACTGGCGGTCAGCACCGTTCGGTGTATAGTGCCCAGCATTTAGCCGAGCATATTCATCAGAAGTTCGGTGTCGAAGTGCGCATCTGCCACCGTGAGCAGAACATTCGGCAGGTTCTTAAAGACTAA
- a CDS encoding ABC transporter ATP-binding protein, which produces MIEVKELKKSFEERSADGTLLGRKDVLKGISTLFEDGKTNLIIGQSGSGKTVLMKNLVGLLNPTSGQILYDGRDFVKMSKKEKVMMRREMGMIFQSAALFDSLTVLENVMFPLDMFSSMTLRERTKRAMDCLDRVNLVGAEQKFPGEISGGMQKRVAIARAIALNPKYLFCDEPNSGLDPKTSLVIDDLLHSITREFNMTTIINTHDMNSVMGIGENIIFIYEGEKEWQGNSSQIMNSTNKRLTDFIFASDLLKEMREAVTGQSSNKG; this is translated from the coding sequence ATGATAGAAGTAAAAGAACTAAAAAAATCGTTTGAAGAGCGTTCTGCCGACGGCACTCTGCTGGGACGGAAAGATGTGCTGAAAGGCATCTCTACCCTATTTGAAGACGGCAAGACAAACCTGATTATCGGACAGTCGGGCTCGGGCAAGACGGTACTGATGAAGAATCTTGTGGGCCTCCTCAACCCTACCAGCGGACAGATTCTGTATGACGGGCGCGACTTTGTAAAGATGTCGAAAAAGGAGAAGGTGATGATGCGCCGCGAGATGGGAATGATTTTCCAAAGCGCTGCCTTGTTTGACTCGCTGACCGTACTGGAGAACGTGATGTTCCCCCTCGACATGTTCTCGTCGATGACGCTGCGCGAACGCACCAAGCGCGCCATGGACTGTCTGGACCGTGTGAACCTTGTCGGCGCCGAACAGAAATTCCCCGGCGAGATTAGTGGCGGTATGCAGAAGCGTGTGGCCATTGCCCGTGCCATTGCCCTGAATCCCAAATACCTGTTCTGCGACGAGCCCAACAGCGGACTGGACCCGAAAACCTCGCTTGTGATTGACGACCTGCTGCACAGCATCACGCGCGAATTCAATATGACCACTATCATCAATACGCACGACATGAACTCGGTGATGGGTATTGGTGAGAACATCATCTTCATCTATGAAGGCGAGAAAGAATGGCAGGGCAACTCGTCGCAAATCATGAACTCTACCAACAAGCGCCTCACGGATTTCATCTTTGCCAGCGACTTGCTGAAAGAAATGCGTGAAGCTGTTACCGGGCAGTCGTCAAATAAAGGCTGA
- the tig gene encoding trigger factor: protein MNIQFEIADKVNGLMTITIEKADYEEKVNKTLKDYRKKAQVPGFRPGMVPMGLIKKQYGTAVKVDEVNRLLGEKLYEYVRENKIQMLGEPLPNEEKQQAQDLEQDGPFTFVFDIAVAPEFKAELTAKDKVDYYSIKADDKLVEDQVQMFAQQAGEFVEAQEWSGNDTLKGDLRQLDANGNTLEGGIEAEGGMLMPSYMKGDDERKKFEGAKPGDIITFNPKKAYPDNDAEVAALLKVDKEKVKDLTADFSFQITEIRHFQPAAIDEKLFEKVFGEGVKDEADFRQRIADMIKPQLEANSDFKFLQDVRKYVEKKVGELTFPEALLKRVMLNNNKDKGEEFVEKNFKASIDELKWHLIKEQLVVANNIKVEDDDVKQMAKAAIRQQFAQYGMNNIPEDVLDNYAAEQLKKRENIDQFVDRAIDQKLTAALKGVVKLNTKEVTLDEFNKMMQEA from the coding sequence ATGAATATTCAGTTTGAAATTGCCGACAAAGTGAATGGCCTGATGACCATCACCATCGAGAAGGCAGACTATGAAGAGAAAGTAAACAAGACACTGAAAGACTATCGCAAAAAGGCTCAGGTGCCTGGTTTCCGTCCAGGTATGGTGCCCATGGGTCTTATCAAGAAGCAGTATGGCACAGCCGTGAAGGTTGACGAAGTGAACCGTCTGCTGGGCGAGAAGCTCTATGAGTATGTTCGTGAGAACAAGATTCAGATGCTGGGCGAGCCCCTTCCCAACGAGGAGAAACAGCAGGCTCAGGACCTCGAACAGGATGGTCCTTTCACCTTTGTGTTCGACATTGCTGTGGCTCCCGAGTTCAAGGCAGAACTGACTGCAAAGGATAAAGTTGACTACTATAGCATCAAGGCCGACGACAAGCTCGTTGAGGACCAGGTGCAGATGTTTGCACAGCAGGCCGGTGAGTTCGTTGAGGCTCAGGAGTGGAGCGGCAATGACACCCTGAAAGGCGACCTGCGCCAGCTCGACGCTAACGGCAATACCCTCGAAGGCGGTATTGAGGCTGAGGGCGGCATGCTGATGCCAAGCTATATGAAGGGCGACGACGAGCGCAAGAAGTTTGAAGGCGCTAAGCCCGGCGATATCATCACTTTCAACCCCAAGAAGGCTTATCCCGACAACGATGCTGAGGTGGCTGCCCTGCTGAAGGTTGATAAGGAGAAGGTGAAAGACCTGACTGCTGACTTCAGCTTCCAGATCACTGAGATCCGTCACTTCCAGCCCGCTGCTATCGACGAGAAGCTGTTCGAGAAGGTATTTGGTGAGGGCGTGAAGGATGAGGCTGATTTCCGTCAGCGCATTGCCGACATGATCAAGCCCCAGCTGGAGGCCAACAGCGACTTCAAGTTCCTGCAGGACGTTCGCAAGTATGTTGAGAAGAAGGTGGGCGAACTGACCTTCCCCGAGGCTCTGCTGAAGCGCGTGATGCTGAACAATAACAAGGATAAGGGCGAGGAGTTTGTAGAGAAGAACTTCAAGGCCTCTATCGACGAGCTGAAGTGGCACCTGATTAAGGAGCAGCTGGTTGTTGCCAACAACATCAAGGTTGAGGACGACGACGTGAAGCAGATGGCCAAGGCTGCCATTCGCCAGCAGTTTGCTCAGTATGGCATGAACAACATCCCCGAGGATGTGCTCGACAACTATGCCGCTGAACAGCTGAAGAAACGTGAGAATATTGATCAGTTCGTTGACCGTGCCATCGACCAGAAGCTCACTGCAGCCCTGAAAGGTGTAGTGAAGTTGAACACCAAGGAGGTGACACTCGACGAATTCAATAAGATGATGCAGGAAGCATAA
- the clpP gene encoding ATP-dependent Clp endopeptidase proteolytic subunit ClpP — MNDFRKYATQHLGMNGLVLDDVMKTQAQYMNPYILEERQLNVTQMDVFSRLMMDRIIFLGTEVNDYTANTLQAQLLYLDSVDPGKDISIYINSPGGSVYAGLGIYDTMQFITSDVATICTGMAASMAAVLLVAGAEGKRSALPHSRVMIHQPLGGVQGQASDIEIEAREIQKIKKELYTIIADHSHTDYEKVWSDSDRNYWMTADEAKEYGMIDQVLSRK; from the coding sequence ATGAACGATTTCAGGAAATATGCCACACAGCACCTGGGCATGAATGGACTGGTGCTAGACGACGTGATGAAAACACAGGCGCAGTACATGAACCCATACATTTTGGAAGAGCGCCAGTTGAACGTTACGCAGATGGACGTGTTCTCACGTCTGATGATGGACCGTATCATTTTCCTGGGTACGGAAGTAAACGATTATACAGCCAATACCCTTCAGGCACAGTTGCTCTATCTGGACTCTGTCGATCCTGGAAAGGATATCAGTATCTATATCAATTCGCCTGGCGGTAGCGTCTATGCTGGACTGGGCATCTATGACACCATGCAGTTCATCACCAGCGATGTGGCTACTATCTGTACCGGTATGGCTGCCTCAATGGCAGCAGTATTGCTGGTGGCTGGCGCTGAAGGAAAGCGCTCAGCACTGCCCCACAGTCGCGTGATGATTCACCAGCCCTTGGGCGGTGTGCAGGGACAGGCCAGCGATATTGAGATTGAGGCTCGCGAAATTCAGAAAATCAAGAAAGAACTCTATACCATCATTGCCGACCACTCGCATACTGACTACGAGAAGGTGTGGAGCGATTCAGACCGTAACTATTGGATGACGGCTGACGAGGCAAAGGAGTATGGAATGATTGACCAGGTACTGTCGAGGAAATAA
- the lptB gene encoding LPS export ABC transporter ATP-binding protein translates to MAEESIVLRSEGLVKRYGKRTVVNDVSFHVRQGEIVGLLGPNGAGKTTSFYMTTGLVIPNAGHIYLGDEEVTNYPVYKRARAGIGYLAQEASVFRKMSVEDNILSVLEMTGKPREYQLEKLESLIKEFRLQKVRKNKGDQLSGGERRRCEIARCLAIEPKFIMLDEPFAGVDPIAVEDIQFIVWKLKDRNIGILITDHNVEDTLCITNRAYLLFEGRILFHGSPEELAANEIVRKNYLTDSFVLRQKDFQQLEEERKRKEEEG, encoded by the coding sequence ATGGCAGAAGAATCGATTGTACTGCGTTCTGAAGGCTTGGTAAAGCGCTATGGCAAGCGCACAGTGGTCAACGACGTAAGCTTTCATGTGCGTCAAGGTGAGATTGTGGGTTTGCTGGGACCTAACGGTGCCGGAAAAACCACCTCGTTCTATATGACCACGGGTCTGGTGATTCCCAATGCCGGACATATCTATCTGGGCGATGAGGAAGTGACCAACTATCCCGTTTATAAACGGGCACGGGCGGGAATCGGCTATCTGGCCCAGGAGGCCTCCGTGTTCCGCAAGATGTCCGTCGAGGATAATATTCTCTCTGTTCTTGAGATGACGGGAAAACCGCGCGAATACCAGCTGGAGAAGCTGGAAAGCCTGATTAAAGAGTTCCGTCTGCAGAAAGTGCGCAAGAATAAGGGCGACCAGCTTTCGGGTGGCGAACGCCGCCGTTGCGAGATAGCCCGTTGTCTGGCCATCGAACCGAAGTTCATCATGCTCGATGAGCCCTTTGCCGGTGTCGATCCTATTGCCGTAGAGGATATCCAGTTCATTGTGTGGAAGCTGAAAGACCGTAATATCGGCATTCTCATTACCGACCATAATGTGGAGGATACCCTTTGTATTACGAACCGTGCGTACCTGCTTTTCGAAGGCCGAATCTTGTTCCATGGATCGCCTGAAGAACTGGCTGCCAACGAGATAGTGCGCAAAAACTACCTCACCGATTCGTTCGTGCTACGCCAGAAAGACTTCCAGCAATTGGAAGAGGAACGCAAACGCAAAGAAGAAGAGGGATAG
- the der gene encoding ribosome biogenesis GTPase Der, protein MANLVAIVGRPNVGKSTLFNRLTNSRQAIVSDEAGTTRDRQYGKCEWNGREFSVVDTGGWVVNSDDVFEEEIRKQVIIATEEADLVLFLCDIKNGVTDWDMDVAQILRRAKLPTILVANKADDGKDYYGQYEFYKLGLGDPFCVSAATGSGTGDLLDKVLEILPEKSKDDIEDGIPRFAVVGRPNAGKSSLINAFIGEDRHIVTDIAGTTRDSIYTRYDKFGFDFYLVDTAGIRRKNKVTEDLEFYSVMRSIRAIENSDVCILMLDATRGIEAQDMNIFQLIQKNNKSLVVVVNKWDLVEEKSQVVIDTFENAIRQRMAPFVDFPIIFASALTKQRIFKVLETAKQVYLNRKVKIGTSKLNEVMLPLVEATPPPSIKGKYIKIKYVSQVPDTQIPTFIFYANLPQYIKEPYKRFLENKIRENWTLTGSPINIFVRQK, encoded by the coding sequence ATGGCAAATTTAGTAGCAATCGTGGGCCGTCCTAATGTTGGAAAGTCCACCTTATTCAATAGACTGACCAACAGCCGTCAGGCTATTGTGAGCGATGAAGCCGGTACAACCCGCGACCGCCAGTATGGCAAGTGCGAATGGAACGGACGCGAGTTTTCGGTAGTAGATACCGGTGGCTGGGTAGTCAATAGCGACGATGTTTTTGAGGAGGAGATTCGAAAACAAGTAATTATTGCCACTGAAGAGGCTGATTTAGTACTTTTCCTGTGTGATATAAAGAATGGTGTGACCGACTGGGATATGGATGTAGCCCAGATTCTGCGTCGTGCCAAACTTCCTACCATCCTTGTGGCCAACAAGGCCGATGATGGAAAGGACTATTACGGACAGTATGAGTTCTATAAACTGGGACTGGGCGATCCTTTCTGTGTAAGTGCGGCCACCGGTTCCGGTACGGGCGATCTGCTTGACAAGGTGCTGGAGATTCTTCCCGAGAAGTCGAAAGACGATATTGAAGACGGTATTCCCCGTTTCGCCGTTGTGGGCCGTCCTAATGCCGGAAAGTCCAGTCTTATCAATGCCTTTATAGGTGAAGACCGCCACATTGTGACCGATATTGCAGGCACCACCCGTGACAGTATCTATACCCGTTACGATAAGTTCGGCTTCGACTTCTATCTGGTTGATACAGCAGGTATCCGTCGCAAGAACAAAGTCACCGAAGACCTTGAGTTCTATTCTGTGATGCGTTCTATCCGTGCCATCGAAAACAGCGATGTGTGTATCCTCATGCTGGATGCCACCCGTGGTATTGAAGCACAGGACATGAATATCTTCCAGCTCATTCAGAAGAACAACAAGAGTCTGGTGGTAGTCGTAAACAAGTGGGACCTCGTGGAAGAAAAGTCGCAAGTGGTTATTGATACCTTCGAGAATGCCATCCGCCAGCGTATGGCTCCATTCGTTGACTTCCCCATCATCTTTGCCTCTGCACTCACCAAGCAGCGCATCTTTAAGGTGCTGGAAACAGCCAAGCAGGTTTACCTTAACCGTAAGGTGAAGATTGGCACCTCTAAGCTCAACGAGGTGATGCTTCCATTGGTTGAAGCCACTCCGCCGCCTTCTATTAAGGGTAAGTATATCAAGATCAAGTATGTGAGTCAGGTGCCCGACACACAGATTCCCACCTTTATCTTCTATGCCAACCTGCCTCAGTACATCAAGGAGCCCTACAAGCGTTTCCTCGAGAATAAGATTCGTGAGAACTGGACCCTCACAGGTTCGCCCATCAATATCTTTGTGCGACAGAAATGA
- a CDS encoding ABC transporter permease — protein sequence MIIHKWLTVFGRYLILMGRTFSVPERFRMFWKQYVKEMAQLGVNSIGIVLLISFFIGAVICIQMKLNIESPWMPRWVAGFTTREIMLLEFSSSIMCLILAGKVGSNIASEIGTMRVTQQIDALDIMGVNSACYLILPKIMGMLTIMPVLVVFSSVMGIIGAYATAYIGHIMPPDDLTAGLQHDFESWFIWMSIIKSLFFAFIISSVPSYYGYTVEGGSVNVGKASTDAVVSSSALILFSDVFLTQLLS from the coding sequence ATGATTATACACAAATGGCTTACCGTTTTCGGACGTTACCTCATTCTGATGGGGCGCACGTTTTCCGTTCCTGAGCGGTTTCGCATGTTTTGGAAACAATATGTCAAGGAAATGGCCCAACTGGGCGTGAACTCCATTGGCATTGTATTGCTTATTTCCTTTTTTATCGGTGCCGTCATCTGCATCCAGATGAAACTGAACATCGAGAGTCCGTGGATGCCGCGCTGGGTGGCCGGTTTTACCACTCGTGAGATTATGCTGCTGGAGTTCTCGTCCAGTATCATGTGTCTGATTCTAGCTGGTAAAGTAGGCTCGAACATTGCCTCTGAAATAGGCACCATGCGCGTAACCCAACAGATTGATGCTCTTGACATTATGGGGGTCAACTCTGCCTGTTATCTTATACTGCCGAAAATCATGGGCATGCTCACCATTATGCCGGTGCTGGTGGTCTTCTCATCGGTGATGGGCATTATAGGCGCCTACGCCACAGCCTATATCGGCCACATCATGCCGCCCGACGACCTTACCGCCGGCCTGCAGCACGATTTCGAGTCGTGGTTTATATGGATGTCTATCATCAAGAGCCTTTTCTTTGCCTTTATCATCTCGAGTGTGCCCTCATATTACGGCTATACCGTTGAGGGAGGCTCAGTCAATGTGGGAAAGGCCTCTACCGACGCTGTTGTATCGTCGAGTGCGCTCATCCTGTTTTCTGATGTATTCCTAACCCAGTTGCTGTCATGA